A genomic segment from Antedon mediterranea chromosome 6, ecAntMedi1.1, whole genome shotgun sequence encodes:
- the LOC140051473 gene encoding interleukin-12 receptor subunit beta-2-like, whose protein sequence is MNWNKPFGVALLINLLDHVILLETQNLIPSANNLTCFGYNCEHYVCTWVPGDITIEYVARWRDEQNWNFWHNCRHNTSNACEFYGEIINYRIVAVQPKAYVGTTNSIVEIRLDFDNIIPLPPRNLSIVSTAETLDAEWIDSPGFILNNQLNFILRYRQNDSQYWSSTPEEETHYYEIEGLIPFTLYEVQLRARYHANDGVYGNWTSPVLVKTKEGNPSGLVPVLPKLEYNKNTLRDVLISWMELPLNNRRGILLGYNIQLESVEASQQFQVPANQTSLLIPGLKRNINYTAYISAYNAIGSTEPSIVVIPTSEDIAQSVSLYVYAITLACVTVVFLLSCVCWVKIKKFKSHMEPLPEPHFFKLEIPDNQPTFKPLCEKEIFDELKVKKPAGHSESHVLLEQGEESDCKQSNVISTYAIVKEL, encoded by the exons ATGAACTGGAACAAACCATTTGGCGTGGCTTTATTGATTAATTTACTGGATCACGTCATATTATTAGAAACACAAAACC TGATACCGAGTGCCAACAATCTTACCTGTTTTGGCTATAACTGCGAACATTATGTATGCACATGGGTTCCTGGTGATATAACTATTGAATACGTAGCCAGATGGAG AGACGAACAAAACTGGAATTTCTGGCATAATTGCAGACACAATACTTCTAATGCATGTGAATTTTACggtgaaattattaattatcgTATAGTTGCTGTGCAGCCTAAAGCGTATGTAGGGACCACTAATTCAATAGTTGAAATACGGCTTGACTTCGACAACA ttatTCCATTACCACCACGAAATCTGTCAATAGTTTCAACAGCAGAGACACTAGATGCTGAATGGATCGACTCACCAGGTTTCATACTCAATAATCAACTTAACTTTATACTACGATATCGACAGAATGACTCACAATACTGGAGTTCT ACGCCAGAAGAAGAAACGCATTATTACGAGATAGAAGGCCTAATTCCGTTCACACTTTATGAAGTTCAATTACGGGCTAGGTATCATGCAAATGATGGTGTTTACGGAAATTGGACAAGCCCTGTTCTTGTGAAAACCAAAGAAGGAA ACCCGTCTGGTTTGGTACCAGTGCTACCGAAGCTtgaatacaataaaaacacattgagaGATGTACTTATTTCATGGATG GAACTTCCATTGAATAATCGTCGAGGAATTCTCCTTGGTTATAACATACAACTGGAGTCGGTGGAAGCATCCCAGCAATTCCAGGTTCCAGCCAATCAAACGTCATTACTAATACCTG gattaaaaagaaacattaacTATACAGCGTATATATCAGCCTATAATGCTATTGGTAGTACAGAACCTTCAATTGTTGTCATTCCAACATCAGAAGATATTGCACAATCAG TATCGTTGTATGTGTATGCTATAACACTGGCCTGTGTCACAGTGGTGTTCTTACTAAGCTGTGTTTGCTGGGTGAAgataaaaaagtttaaaagtCACATGGAACCACTTCCAGAACCACATTTCTTTAAG TTGGAAATACCTGATAACCAGCCAACATTTAAACCTTTATGcgaaaaagaaatatttgatgAGTTAAAAGTCAAGAAACCGGCGGGGCACAGTGAATCACATGTACTACTG